The following coding sequences lie in one Bacteroidetes bacterium SB0662_bin_6 genomic window:
- a CDS encoding M20 family metallopeptidase, which yields MRCFSILACWCAVLLLPAAARAQFDETETALMHHIDAHQEEALDLLERTVNVNSGSSNVEGVHQVGEMFRAEFDALGLETRWGVGGGAHCAGHLIARHAGNAGTHLLLIGHLDTVFEPDSPFQKYEKIDDVTVRGPGVTDMKGGIVMIVLALKAFKAAGVLDDLNVTVILIGDEEKTCRPIEKARAELVAAGKEADVALAFENGDDDPGTAVISRRGWIQWTVRVKGTPAHSSLIFRDDIGAGAAYEVARILSAFYEELQHEEYLTFNPGIVLAGTEADYAWDRDAGTASGKLNIVAENAVAVGDLRVLSPEQGIRVQAAMQRIVASSLPRTSAEITFEESYPPMAPTEGNRRLLGLYDQVSRDLDLGPVGAVNPRNAGAADISFVAGHVDMALDGLGLLGSGRHTVEEIADLRTLPTQTKRAALLMYRLMQGK from the coding sequence ATGCGCTGCTTTTCTATCCTTGCTTGCTGGTGCGCTGTCCTGCTGCTTCCTGCAGCCGCCCGGGCCCAGTTCGATGAAACGGAAACCGCCCTGATGCACCATATTGATGCACACCAGGAAGAGGCCCTCGACCTGCTTGAAAGAACGGTCAACGTCAACAGCGGCTCGTCGAATGTCGAAGGGGTACACCAGGTGGGCGAAATGTTCAGGGCTGAATTCGATGCACTCGGTTTGGAAACAAGGTGGGGCGTCGGCGGGGGAGCGCATTGCGCCGGGCACCTGATTGCAAGGCACGCAGGGAATGCCGGGACGCACCTGCTTCTTATCGGGCATCTCGACACGGTATTCGAACCGGACAGTCCTTTTCAGAAGTACGAAAAAATCGATGATGTAACCGTTCGCGGCCCGGGCGTAACGGATATGAAGGGCGGCATTGTCATGATTGTGCTGGCCCTGAAGGCATTCAAGGCCGCCGGGGTGCTGGACGACCTGAACGTCACCGTCATCCTGATCGGGGACGAGGAAAAAACCTGTCGTCCGATCGAGAAAGCCCGGGCCGAACTTGTGGCTGCGGGCAAGGAAGCCGACGTGGCGCTTGCCTTCGAGAATGGAGATGACGATCCCGGTACAGCGGTCATCTCGCGACGAGGCTGGATCCAATGGACGGTTCGCGTAAAAGGAACTCCAGCGCATTCGTCCCTCATCTTCCGGGACGACATAGGCGCCGGCGCCGCATATGAAGTGGCGCGTATTCTTTCCGCCTTCTACGAGGAGTTGCAACACGAGGAATATCTTACGTTCAACCCCGGAATCGTTTTGGCCGGAACCGAGGCGGATTACGCATGGGATCGCGATGCCGGGACCGCGTCGGGCAAGCTGAACATTGTCGCCGAGAATGCCGTGGCGGTCGGGGATCTCCGTGTACTTTCTCCCGAACAGGGAATACGGGTACAGGCCGCTATGCAGCGCATTGTGGCGTCCTCGCTGCCCCGCACATCGGCCGAGATAACCTTCGAGGAATCCTATCCCCCAATGGCTCCGACCGAAGGAAACAGGCGGTTGCTGGGGCTATACGATCAGGTCAGCCGCGATCTCGATCTTGGTCCGGTGGGAGCCGTGAATCCCCGAAATGCGGGTGCCGCCGACATATCGTTCGTCGCCGGGCATGTGGATATGGCGCTCGACGGATTGGGTTTACTGGGAAGCGGCCGCCATACGGTGGAAGAAATTGCCGATTTGCGCACGCTTCCGACGCAAACGAAGCGGGCGGCGTTGCTGATGTATCGCCTGATGCAAGGGAAGTAG
- the lpdA gene encoding dihydrolipoyl dehydrogenase, with product MKYDVVVIGSGPGGYETAIRGSQLGLKVAIVEKDKLGGVCLNIGCIPTKALLKSAEVMEETRHLSDYGLRLDGSIAPDFAKIVERSRGVAGKMNKGVGFLMKKNKIDVLYGKARLAGSGKLSIEPSVNMDGDRIGKAGTVEADHIIIATGARAREIPPLPVDGEKIITYREAMLQKKPPKRLVVCGAGAIGVEFAYFYNQMGTEVTIVELLDRLVPVEDVEISKALQRAFGKQGIRCLISAEVQSVDTSGQSLTVHVKTGKGEETIPCDQVLSAVGVRGNIEDLGLEKLGVKTEPGRIVVDEYYRTSVPGVYAIGDVAGAPWLAHKASHEGVLCIEYIAGESVHPMNYNNIPGCTYCQPQIASVGYTEEKAKEAGFDVQIGKFPFSASGKAAALGDTEGFVKVVYDAKYGEWLGCHIIGRDATELIAEAVTARALETTAHEIAEAMHPHPTLSESLMEATRAALGKAINI from the coding sequence GTGAAATACGATGTCGTCGTTATCGGGTCGGGGCCGGGCGGCTATGAGACCGCCATCCGCGGATCCCAGCTCGGACTCAAGGTCGCCATTGTCGAGAAAGACAAGTTGGGCGGCGTGTGCCTGAATATCGGTTGTATACCGACCAAGGCCCTGCTCAAGAGTGCGGAAGTCATGGAAGAAACGCGCCATTTGTCCGATTACGGCCTGCGCCTTGATGGCAGTATTGCGCCGGATTTCGCCAAAATCGTCGAGCGAAGCCGTGGCGTGGCGGGCAAGATGAACAAGGGCGTCGGCTTCCTGATGAAAAAGAACAAGATTGACGTGCTTTATGGCAAAGCGCGCCTTGCAGGAAGTGGTAAACTGTCCATCGAGCCATCTGTCAACATGGACGGGGATCGTATCGGCAAGGCAGGAACCGTCGAGGCCGACCATATCATTATCGCCACGGGTGCGAGGGCCCGGGAAATTCCTCCCCTTCCCGTAGATGGTGAAAAAATCATCACATATCGGGAGGCCATGCTTCAAAAGAAGCCGCCGAAGCGACTGGTTGTCTGTGGCGCCGGTGCGATCGGGGTGGAATTCGCCTATTTCTACAATCAGATGGGCACCGAGGTTACCATTGTCGAATTACTCGATCGTCTGGTTCCTGTGGAAGATGTCGAGATTTCCAAGGCGCTTCAGAGGGCATTCGGGAAACAGGGTATCCGATGCCTTATTTCCGCGGAAGTGCAGTCTGTCGATACCAGCGGGCAATCCCTTACCGTGCATGTCAAAACCGGTAAGGGAGAAGAGACAATCCCATGTGATCAGGTGCTTTCCGCGGTGGGTGTCCGGGGCAATATCGAAGATCTTGGATTGGAAAAGCTGGGCGTCAAAACCGAGCCCGGACGCATTGTGGTGGACGAGTACTACCGCACGAGCGTCCCCGGCGTGTATGCCATCGGCGACGTGGCGGGTGCTCCCTGGCTGGCCCATAAAGCCAGTCACGAAGGGGTCCTCTGCATAGAATACATCGCGGGGGAATCGGTCCATCCGATGAATTATAACAACATCCCGGGCTGCACGTACTGCCAGCCGCAAATTGCATCGGTAGGCTACACCGAAGAAAAGGCCAAAGAGGCGGGCTTCGATGTCCAGATCGGGAAGTTTCCTTTCTCAGCGTCGGGCAAGGCTGCCGCGCTTGGCGACACGGAAGGGTTCGTTAAGGTGGTCTATGATGCGAAGTATGGGGAATGGCTTGGATGCCATATCATAGGACGCGACGCTACCGAACTGATAGCGGAGGCCGTTACGGCCCGTGCCCTGGAAACGACGGCGCATGAGATCGCCGAAGCAATGCACCCGCATCCCACGCTCTCCGAATCGCTCATGGAGGCTACCCGTGCCGCGTTGGGCAAGGCCATTAATATCTGA
- a CDS encoding peptidoglycan DD-metalloendopeptidase family protein has product MYRLIFMILLMAALCVALPARAQQGVSQEVLIASGQDDDASDRERQATRQRLAELKAQIAEDKQRLSETTEAEQASLKTLEQLDRQIALHKELIRNYGRRMNQISSEMGALRTTLSTLENELETLKTQYRSRAAHAYKYGRMHDLALIASSKSINQMLVRVRYLHRFAQQRRGRLAEIQTTQEETEARNEQLKDILADNERLLEEERSEQQNLERLHQNRTRVISDLRVTRSTIEQSIERKRAAARDLENRIRELIAATDRDRLRAREDLATAEEYAALSGSFLENRGQLPWPVKGVMREPFGDTVNPVYGTRTRNPGIIIETPSSAEVRAIFDGRIIDISVLPEYGRYVVIEHGVYKTVYSNFSDTFITEGDLVEIGQVIGQSGTPDEPKGTALFFALFKEGSPIDPSPWLAVR; this is encoded by the coding sequence ATGTACCGTCTCATCTTTATGATTCTCTTAATGGCCGCCTTGTGCGTCGCCCTGCCCGCCCGTGCCCAACAGGGGGTGTCCCAGGAAGTACTGATTGCATCCGGGCAGGACGATGATGCGTCGGATCGCGAGCGGCAAGCCACGCGACAGCGCCTTGCCGAACTAAAGGCTCAGATCGCCGAGGACAAGCAACGTCTTTCCGAAACGACCGAGGCAGAACAGGCCTCTCTCAAAACGCTTGAGCAACTCGACCGGCAAATTGCATTACACAAGGAACTCATACGCAACTACGGGCGGCGCATGAACCAGATTTCCAGTGAGATGGGCGCCTTGCGAACCACTCTTTCCACCCTGGAAAATGAACTTGAAACATTGAAAACCCAGTATCGAAGCCGGGCCGCACATGCCTACAAGTACGGCCGCATGCATGATCTGGCTCTCATTGCATCCTCGAAATCCATCAACCAGATGCTGGTTCGGGTGCGCTATCTGCATCGTTTTGCGCAACAGCGGCGCGGCCGACTTGCAGAAATCCAAACCACGCAAGAAGAAACGGAAGCACGCAACGAGCAACTGAAAGACATCCTGGCCGACAACGAGAGGCTGCTGGAGGAAGAGCGTAGTGAACAGCAGAATCTCGAGCGCCTGCACCAAAACCGGACGCGCGTGATCTCCGACCTGCGGGTTACACGCTCGACCATCGAACAATCTATTGAGAGGAAGCGCGCTGCCGCCAGGGATCTGGAGAATCGCATCCGGGAACTCATAGCAGCCACCGACCGTGATCGGCTGCGTGCGCGGGAAGATCTGGCCACGGCGGAAGAATACGCTGCCCTGTCCGGCTCCTTTCTCGAAAACCGGGGGCAACTTCCCTGGCCCGTGAAAGGGGTTATGCGCGAGCCCTTCGGCGATACCGTAAACCCTGTCTACGGAACGAGAACGCGCAATCCAGGCATTATTATCGAAACGCCATCTTCCGCGGAAGTACGGGCCATATTCGACGGACGTATTATCGATATTTCGGTGCTTCCGGAATACGGGCGGTACGTTGTAATCGAGCACGGCGTATACAAAACCGTCTATTCCAATTTTTCGGACACCTTCATTACAGAGGGCGATCTCGTAGAAATCGGGCAAGTCATAGGTCAGTCCGGCACACCGGACGAGCCCAAGGGGACGGCGCTTTTCTTCGCCCTCTTCAAGGAAGGTTCTCCCATAGATCCTTCCCCCTGGTTGGCGGTTCGCTGA
- a CDS encoding tetratricopeptide repeat protein, giving the protein MKSIPVHMVSFCWKQRISRVYPQCDKSQPHIPPINLYAIETCERYSRFFKDIQHPLAAPMHCAPDTVTSFLSVILPAVLIGMTASGCAPAAATVETREIVSNSPSSSSDPADEEMRSIRAQQLFVRGMTRAQTGDQGAALDLYAQALRMAPESPAILAASAELYAMFRDHVTAHYHLSKAYELAPENIHYALQLADLYTEMGERGKAARLYADILEKAPHHLDARYDLARIYMMEGETLKAAVAYERILEENAGDRAVRRQLLHLYNRLDDLSNAERILEGMLEDEPYNAEFRRVMAEIRLKQGRYEEAAENFLYILEKNPHDVQLWIYAASALRDAGSVVWAGNMAGKGLAVFPQALDLHKIAGYAAMAAFRNAEAVRHFEEAVQIATENEYENGVELGSLRSVLGALYTRMGDAQRARQSYEEALRHIGEAAKRPDVSASVLENLGDVYEALGHRQSATDAWRRALEIDPNHQELQKKIDRK; this is encoded by the coding sequence GTGAAATCCATTCCGGTGCATATGGTTTCTTTTTGCTGGAAGCAGAGGATTAGTCGGGTATATCCGCAATGCGACAAAAGCCAGCCTCATATTCCGCCGATAAACCTCTATGCCATAGAAACATGCGAACGATATTCCCGTTTTTTCAAAGATATCCAACATCCGCTGGCTGCTCCGATGCACTGCGCCCCGGATACCGTTACATCCTTCTTATCCGTTATTCTACCGGCTGTCCTGATCGGCATGACCGCGAGCGGATGCGCCCCGGCGGCGGCAACCGTCGAAACCCGGGAGATCGTCTCGAACAGCCCCTCCTCGTCCTCTGATCCTGCAGATGAGGAAATGCGATCTATCCGGGCGCAACAGCTCTTTGTGCGTGGCATGACCCGGGCACAGACAGGCGACCAGGGCGCTGCGCTTGATCTGTATGCACAAGCGCTTCGCATGGCGCCCGAATCACCCGCCATTCTTGCTGCGTCGGCTGAGTTGTATGCGATGTTTCGTGACCACGTTACGGCGCATTATCACTTGAGCAAGGCGTATGAGTTGGCGCCGGAAAACATACACTATGCCTTGCAACTGGCCGATCTCTATACAGAAATGGGTGAACGGGGGAAAGCCGCTCGTTTGTATGCCGATATCCTGGAAAAGGCCCCGCACCATCTCGATGCACGCTATGATCTGGCCCGGATATACATGATGGAAGGCGAGACGCTCAAAGCAGCAGTGGCGTACGAACGTATCCTTGAAGAAAACGCTGGCGACCGTGCGGTCCGGCGACAACTTCTGCATCTGTATAACCGGCTGGATGACCTGTCCAATGCGGAACGCATATTGGAAGGCATGTTGGAAGACGAGCCGTATAACGCCGAGTTTCGCCGCGTCATGGCCGAAATACGCCTGAAGCAGGGCCGGTATGAGGAAGCCGCCGAAAATTTCCTGTATATCCTTGAGAAAAATCCACACGACGTACAATTGTGGATATACGCGGCGAGCGCCCTGCGCGATGCCGGAAGCGTTGTATGGGCTGGAAACATGGCGGGAAAGGGGCTGGCGGTTTTTCCGCAGGCACTGGACCTTCACAAGATTGCCGGATATGCAGCGATGGCTGCCTTCCGTAATGCCGAAGCGGTTCGCCACTTTGAAGAAGCAGTGCAGATCGCCACAGAGAACGAATATGAAAACGGGGTGGAACTCGGCAGCCTCCGTTCTGTGCTCGGTGCGCTATACACGCGCATGGGTGATGCGCAACGGGCACGGCAATCATACGAAGAGGCGCTCCGGCACATTGGAGAGGCGGCAAAGCGTCCCGACGTTTCCGCAAGCGTGCTTGAAAACCTTGGCGATGTATACGAAGCACTGGGGCACAGACAATCTGCAACGGATGCGTGGCGCCGGGCGCTGGAGATAGATCCGAACCACCAGGAACTACAGAAAAAAATCGACCGGAAGTAA
- a CDS encoding CBS domain-containing protein produces the protein MGELNLTPEMDEASLRRFTYRLIEDVRALEYLLEENKFESGVRRIGVEQEMFLVDDRWRPAPVAEEILERTADDDRVVSELMKFNLELNLDPVVFRGDCLRRMERSVEEAVESVRKVVEEAGAHVVLAGILPTITLSDLDLTHMMPAPRYHALNEAIARLRGGPAELQIRGTDELYVKHDSITLEGCNTSFQTHLQVHPDEFAGMYNIAQAVAGPVLAAAVNSPTLFGKRLWQETRIALFQQAVDTRSSNLYIREMSPRVHFGTKWIDRSVLEIFQEDISRFRILLSKSEIEDPMEALEAGRAPKLQALQLYNGTVYRWNRACYGVTDGNPTLRIENRILPSGPTVIDEMANAAFWFGLTMGLSNACPDIRRVMDFDDAMGNFVAAARLGLAAQFVWLDGRRVSACELICHELIPLAREGLHEAGIVTEDITRYLDIIEERVTSRRTGAHWQLHSLLTMRPKASRAERLSAVVAATVNRQKEGAPGHTWPEAEPQEGIPERRFDRAHVEEYMSTDLVTVNEEELVELVACLMDWKHIRHVLVEDNEHRLVGLVSHRNLLRLMAEQRGGRQNLPVKDVMIRDLVTVSPDTLAIEAIHKMRDLKIGSLPVVRDGHLIGIITEKDFIEIAGRILDQGISAVTEEEPASPDPESNA, from the coding sequence ATGGGAGAACTGAACCTGACCCCCGAAATGGATGAGGCCTCCTTGCGCCGGTTTACGTACCGGCTCATCGAGGATGTTCGGGCGCTGGAATATTTGCTGGAAGAGAACAAGTTCGAATCGGGCGTGCGCCGAATCGGGGTGGAGCAGGAGATGTTTCTGGTGGATGATCGTTGGCGCCCGGCTCCGGTCGCCGAAGAAATACTGGAACGGACAGCCGATGACGACCGGGTCGTCTCGGAGTTGATGAAGTTCAATCTCGAACTGAATCTGGATCCGGTCGTGTTCCGGGGCGATTGCCTGCGACGTATGGAGCGTTCTGTGGAGGAAGCGGTGGAAAGTGTACGTAAGGTGGTCGAGGAGGCCGGGGCGCATGTTGTATTGGCGGGCATCCTTCCCACGATCACATTATCCGATCTGGACCTTACACACATGATGCCGGCCCCGCGTTATCATGCGCTGAACGAGGCGATCGCCCGGCTGCGCGGCGGCCCTGCTGAATTGCAGATACGGGGTACGGACGAACTCTACGTCAAGCACGACAGCATCACGCTGGAGGGGTGTAACACGAGTTTTCAGACGCATTTGCAGGTGCATCCCGATGAATTCGCCGGGATGTACAATATCGCGCAAGCCGTGGCCGGTCCGGTGCTCGCCGCTGCCGTCAATTCACCGACTCTGTTCGGAAAACGTCTCTGGCAGGAAACGCGTATCGCCCTGTTCCAGCAGGCCGTAGATACGCGCAGTTCCAATCTGTATATCCGTGAGATGAGCCCGCGCGTGCATTTCGGAACGAAATGGATAGACCGGTCGGTACTGGAAATTTTTCAGGAAGACATTTCCCGGTTCCGGATTCTGCTCTCGAAATCCGAGATAGAGGATCCTATGGAGGCACTGGAAGCAGGCCGCGCTCCAAAACTCCAGGCCCTTCAACTGTACAATGGTACCGTATACCGGTGGAACCGGGCCTGCTATGGCGTAACGGACGGCAACCCGACGCTGCGCATTGAAAACCGTATCCTGCCTTCCGGCCCGACCGTGATCGACGAGATGGCGAACGCCGCATTCTGGTTCGGGCTGACCATGGGATTGTCCAATGCCTGTCCGGATATTCGGCGCGTCATGGATTTTGACGATGCTATGGGAAATTTCGTGGCGGCGGCCCGCCTCGGCCTGGCAGCACAGTTCGTGTGGCTGGACGGACGGCGGGTTTCCGCATGTGAATTGATTTGTCACGAGCTGATTCCCCTTGCCCGGGAGGGTTTGCACGAAGCGGGTATTGTTACGGAGGACATCACTCGTTATCTGGATATTATTGAGGAACGCGTGACGTCGCGCCGGACCGGCGCCCACTGGCAACTCCATTCTCTGCTTACGATGCGCCCGAAAGCCTCGCGGGCCGAGCGGCTGAGCGCTGTGGTGGCAGCCACCGTAAATCGCCAGAAAGAGGGTGCACCCGGGCACACATGGCCGGAAGCAGAACCGCAGGAAGGTATTCCGGAGCGCCGTTTCGACAGGGCGCACGTGGAGGAATATATGAGCACCGACCTGGTCACGGTCAACGAAGAAGAACTGGTTGAACTGGTGGCGTGCCTCATGGACTGGAAGCACATCCGGCATGTGCTGGTCGAAGATAACGAGCACCGGCTGGTAGGACTGGTCAGTCACCGGAATTTGCTTCGCCTGATGGCGGAACAACGCGGGGGCAGGCAGAATCTGCCGGTGAAGGATGTGATGATCCGGGATCTGGTTACGGTTTCCCCGGATACGCTCGCGATAGAAGCCATCCATAAGATGCGGGATCTGAAAATAGGGTCGCTGCCGGTGGTTCGCGACGGACATCTGATCGGCATCATCACAGAGAAAGATTTTATAGAGATCGCCGGTCGTATCCTTGATCAAGGCATATCTGCTGTAACAGAAGAGGAGCCGGCCTCTCCCGATCCTGAATCGAACGCTTAA
- a CDS encoding mechanosensitive ion channel family protein: protein MGNFLNNLEEITWLGSSLDAWFMLGVAWVAIAVALIFVHRMLLRRFHRLATRTTTIIDDILVTLLERTKLYFLVALSLYIAVGAVPLSEQVTSYISRIAFVFLLVQVVFWGNGAITDWVRLYKERKLEEDAGAVTSMQAIGFLARLLLYTALLLVALDNFGIDVTALIAGLGIGGIAVALAMQNILGDLFASLTIVLDKPFEVGDFLIVGDTLGTVEKVGLKTTRLRSLSGEQIVVANGDLLGSRIRNYKRMQERRIVFSLGVAYNTSADKLERIPDMIQEIVEMQEHTRFDRAHFARFGDSTLDFEIVYYMRTPEYMTFMDIQQAINLALFRRFEEEGIEFAFPTRTVHVREG from the coding sequence ATGGGAAATTTTCTGAACAATCTGGAGGAAATAACCTGGCTGGGTTCGTCGCTTGACGCCTGGTTCATGCTGGGTGTCGCCTGGGTGGCGATCGCTGTTGCGCTGATTTTTGTCCACCGCATGCTCCTCCGGCGTTTTCACCGGCTGGCGACACGCACCACGACCATTATAGACGACATTCTCGTAACGCTGCTGGAGCGCACGAAACTGTATTTCCTCGTTGCGCTCTCCCTGTACATAGCGGTGGGTGCGGTACCATTGTCCGAGCAGGTGACGAGCTATATCTCTCGGATCGCCTTCGTGTTTCTGCTCGTGCAGGTCGTGTTCTGGGGAAATGGCGCCATTACAGACTGGGTCCGACTTTACAAGGAGCGGAAACTTGAGGAAGACGCCGGCGCCGTCACATCCATGCAGGCAATCGGCTTTCTTGCCCGTCTGCTGCTTTATACGGCGCTTTTGCTGGTTGCGCTGGACAACTTCGGCATTGACGTCACGGCGCTTATCGCCGGACTCGGGATAGGGGGTATCGCCGTGGCGCTCGCCATGCAGAATATCCTCGGAGATTTGTTCGCCTCCCTCACGATCGTGCTCGACAAGCCCTTCGAGGTGGGCGATTTTCTGATCGTGGGAGATACGCTGGGAACGGTCGAAAAAGTCGGATTGAAAACGACGCGCCTGCGCAGTTTGTCCGGGGAACAGATCGTAGTGGCTAACGGCGACCTGCTTGGCAGCCGGATACGAAACTACAAGCGGATGCAGGAGCGGCGCATCGTCTTTTCGCTGGGGGTGGCCTACAACACGTCTGCGGATAAACTCGAACGTATCCCGGACATGATTCAGGAAATCGTCGAGATGCAGGAGCATACCCGGTTCGACCGGGCGCACTTCGCACGGTTCGGCGATTCCACGCTCGATTTCGAGATAGTGTATTACATGCGCACGCCTGAGTACATGACTTTCATGGACATTCAGCAGGCGATCAATCTCGCGTTATTCCGCCGCTTCGAGGAAGAAGGTATCGAATTTGCCTTCCCCACCCGCACGGTGCATGTCAGGGAGGGGTAG